Proteins encoded in a region of the Neoarius graeffei isolate fNeoGra1 chromosome 3, fNeoGra1.pri, whole genome shotgun sequence genome:
- the tmem131l gene encoding transmembrane protein 131-like isoform X1 — protein MAAQRESQHGASGINVLLGVLHLLLPFLQRGDAQLTALSHMSSVVEVWQAEDADFLFPSQAVEEQSPENLPQEDSSSFYVRDSGRPVHFQPSTLDFGAQPVGVPRAETIYIHNPSAELAVTLQSVFTSSSHFHMPAFHRRVIPPRGKTSFKLIFLPREEGSVANSLFINTSTHGVITYQVFGVGVNAGSVKDVPKKDSVLIFPHIQSIKVTQTQENALNITILGLLLDCSLPKALYAHPQGSCFGAEDEGRLSLQISLSERGERPAHLDKLKPYVLENIMVLLVLPPPGGVAYPKIGVYMLNSGVKQLFVKEIQILSRMDISVEISQTPLKASASNLTQVAMLSCRRSSLSQSKKCTSQISVQMLGNISVNLFPWLRHTHRLSDPSSWFQFVQKQKSADQVELWLTNPLHLSFTVTNVSLSQPSPRLFRIVNVSKSVGVASGCWKLLKLHLLNKTLPLNMVAVVTVSTSLGFSLELRVHASSTGSKRGEVVFEGGGECEQLCPLRLSRTGRLEWQQSLLSESFSSLWKTDSSLASALCSRWQRSKELSCRWPRLPTERATALDFGATPVNESKIKNFTLKNPTGSVVSVDIRTLSSYPAPLDALDLLTKWFNISPFSVNITTAEFSLLPTDQQSWEVHGSGSVQRLVLQPWETRTVSVAYTPTGHKPVTSVLLIRNNLTVFDLVLVKGFGAKELLRVGGKLPGPGASLRFNVPQSTLMECRNGMRSHLSKPLFAIQKSFKVENAGELPLTVMSMNINGYRCQGFGFEVLQCRSFHVDYNSSSEITIAFTPDFTSSWVIRDLTLITERGSSFPFTLNVTLPHHMLPLCAQVVPGPSWEESFWVVTLIFTCFSLAGVCLMAFHQAQFILREFFTQTPRNNHNSNPRDNSSHNTPNNTSKGKGSCKSYSDTSHTSDKGKGRGSTALANGTARSQTSSRKSSGGSSQPQKKQTRVSFLYRYKSSSAANPNAANANSNPPMDEEREEQTFDPDPDVCNNNNNDDTLIESVLHGEQKEQIREEKTLPGDMFPMETLPGFPESIIANHMPQAHVDGQVESRSNRQRDEEKRENMDTEPRESDGSQKKRAEKDSELAASTSNTKMKKNSGKNRRKPVEIIPGLPESGTMMMTEIEREPEYREPRSVARTRNHSASVKLEIPKAATAVESPHKQNGVCLARPRRKAPERRLQWESGSDSGSSSGSVRASRGSWGSWSSVEGEKDPSRARQREPVQYMYPSDRDCYPPMNCTFKTQSMNNLYVNPETPALSPSFADVAAGVERSSDSGGAYMQEETWSAPSVPLTNGFRYNMPEPRGTYNQNANSNPFTGSFLWNNAASQCSNPYSYCPPNNYMLSGNGNYQNSFPCRETQTQAGWSEETPHEVTSSWDMTSCVGSKPYFSGTRSLSPISSSLFGSIWTPQSEPYQSHFHAERSVPVSPVSPCPPEPLPSKHFSSFNPFGPHMNLDIWNNSASNRSSNSQLSNDSGYCADA, from the exons ttCCTCATTTTATGTGCGGGACTCCGGGAGACCCGTCCACTTCCAACCGTCCACGCTGGACTTTGGCGCTCA gcctgTAGGTGTCCCGCGAGCTGAGACCATCTATATTCATAACCCGAGTGCGGAGCTGGCGGTCACGCTACAGTCCGTCTTCACGTCCAGCTCACACTTTCATATGCCTGCCTTCCACAgacgg GTGATCCCACCCAGAGGGAAGACATCTTTTAAACTCATTTTCCTCCCAAGAGAGGAGGGCAGTGTAGCAAATTCCTTATTTATTAACACATCAACACATGGGGTAATAACATACCAG gttttCGGCGTAGGTGTAAATGCTGGCTCGGTAAAGGACGTGCCGAAGAAAGACAGCGTTCTCATATTTCCACATATACAAAGCATTAAAGTCACACAAACTCAG gaaaATGCTTTAAATATTACCATCCTGGGGCTGCTTTTGGACTGCAGTCTTCCCAAAGCACTCTATGCTCACCCCCAG gGGTCATGTTTTGGAGCGGAGGATGAAGGACGTCTCTCTCTCCAGATCAGTCTGTCCGAGAGAGGTGAAAGGCCGGCTCATTTAGATAAACTTAAGCCCTACGTGCTGGAGAACATCATGGTGCTACTCGTCCTGCCTCCACCAGGGGGCGTCGCAT ATCCAAAAATAGGAGTGTACATGCTGAACTCAGGGGTCAAACAGCTCTTTGTCAAG GAAATCCAGATCTTGTCAAGGATGGACATCTCTGTAGAAATCAGCCAGACACCACTGAAAGCTTCCGCCAGTAACCTCACTCAGGTGGCCATGCTGAGCTGCAGAC GATCTTCATTGTCTCAAAGTAAAAAATGCACTAGTCAGATAAGTGTGCAGATGTTGGGCAACATCAGCGTGAACCTGTTTCCCTGGCTACGGCACACACACAG GCTCAGTGATCCTTCTAGCTGGTTTCAGTTCGTACAGAAGCAGAAAAGTGCGGATCAGGTGGAACTGTGGCTTACAAACCCGCTCCATCTGAGCTTCACCGTCACCAATGTCTCCCTGAGCCAGCCTTCACCTCGGCTCTTCAGG ATAGTAAATGTCAGCAAGTCAGTGGGCGTGGCCTCCGGGTGCTGGAAGCTGTTGAAGCTCCATCTCCTAAACAAAACTTTACCACTCAATATGGTTGCCGTGGTAACAGTCAGCACCAGCCTGGGCTTTTCATTGGAGCTGCGTGTCCATGCCTCATCTACAGGGTCAAAG AGGGGGGAGGTGGTGTTTGAGGGCGGTGGTGAGTGTGAACAGCTCTGTCCTCTACGCCTGTCCAGGACGG gacGTTTAGAGTGGCAGCAGTCTCTCCTTTCGGAATCCTTTTCTTCCTTGTGGAAGACAGACAGCAGTTTGGCGTCAGCGCTCTGTAGCCGCTGGCAGCGTAGTAAAGAGCTCTCCTGCAg atggccCAGGCTTCCCACAGAACGTGCTAccgcactagattttggagcaacaccaGTCAACGAGAGCAAG ATTAAAAACTTTACTCTGAAAAATCCAACCGGTTCTGTGGTTTCGGTGGACATCCGCACCCTTTCCTCGTATCCGGCTCCGCTTGATGCGTTAGACCTTCTCACCAAGTG GTTTAACATCAGTCCTTTCTCAGTGAACATCACTACAGCGGAGTTTTCTCTGCTGCCTACTGATCAGCAG TCTTGGGAAGTGCACGGAAGCGGCAGCGTGCAGAGGCTCGTGCTGCAGCCGTGGGAAACGAGGACTGTGTCTGTAGCGTACACACCGACTGGGCACAAACCCGTCACCTCCGTTCTCCTCATCAG GAATAACTTGACGGTCTTCGACCTGGTTTTGGTGAAAGGTTTTGGGGCGAAGGAGCTCCTGCGTGTTGGGGGGAAACTGCCTGGTCCTGGAGCATCCCTGCGCTTTAACGTTCCTCAGTCCACCCTGATGGAGTGCAGAAACG GTATGCGCAGTCACCTCAGCAAGCCTCTGTTTGCCATCCAGAAGAGTTTTAAAGTGGAGAACGCAGGTGAGCTTCCTCTCACCGTCATGTCCATGAACATTAACGGCTATAGATGCCAAGGCTTCGGGTTTGAGGTGCTGCAGTGCCGGTCCTTCCATGTCGACTACAACTCCTCCTCCGAGATCACCATTGC GTTCACTCCAGATTTCACGTCATCATGGGTAATCAGAGATCTGACGTTAATAACAGAGCGTGGCTCTTCTTTCCCCTTCACCCTCAACGTCACACTGCCACACCACATGCTGCCACTGTGCGCTCAGGTCGTCCCTGGGCCCAGCTGGGAGGAGTCCTTTTGGGTCGTCACACTCATCTTCACCTG CTTCTCTTTGGCTGGAGTGTGTCTCATGGCTTTCCACCAGGCTCAGTTCATCCTGAGAGAGTTTTTCACTCAAACTCCACGCAACAACCATAACTCGAACCCTCGTGATAACAGCAGCCATAACACTCCCAATAACACCAG TAAAGGCAAAGGGAGCTGCAAAAGTTACTCTGACACAAGCCACACCTCTGATAAAGGGAAAGGGCGGGGCTCCACGGCCTTAGCCAACGGGACGGCTCGTTCTCAAACCTCCTCCAGGAAGAGCTCCGGAGGCTCCTCCCAGCCTCAGAAAAAACAAACACGAGTTTCATTCCTTTACCGATACAAAAGCAGCTCTGCAGCTAACCCGAATGCTGCGAATGCTAATTCTAACCCTCCGATGGATGAAGAGAGGGAGGAGCAGACGTTCGACCCCGACCCTGATGTCTGTAATAACAACAATAACGACGATACTTTAATTGAGTCGGTACTCCATGGGGAACAGAAAGAACAGATCAGGGAGGAAAAAACTTTACCAGGAGATATGTTTCCCATGGAAACGCTTCCTGGATTTCCTGAAAGTATCATAGCCAATCACATGCCTCAGGCTCATGTGGATGGACAGGTGGAGAGCAGGTCCAACcgacagagagacgaggaaaaaaGGGAAAACATGGACACTGAG CCGAGAGAGAGTGACGGCTCTCAGAAGAAGAGAGCGGAGAAGGACTCTGAGCTCGCAGCGTCTACTTCCAACACCAAAATGAAGAAAAACTCAGGAAAGAATCGCAGGAAGCCTGTTGAAATCATACCAGG GCTCCCTGAGAGTGGTACTATGATGATGACGGAGATTGAGCGGGAACCCGAGTACAGAGAACCTCGTAGCGTAGCTCGAACCCGCAACCACTCAGCCAGCGTGAAGCTGGAGATCCCCAAAGCAGCAACAGCGGTGGAGAGTCCTCATAAACAAAATG GTGTGTGTTTGGCCAGACCCCGGCGGAAGGCCCCAGAGCGACGGCTTCAGTGGGAGTCAGGCTCGGATTCAGGCAGCTCATCAGGCAGCGTCAGGGCCAGCAGGGGATCATGGGGCAGCTGGAGTAGCGTGGAGGGAGAGAAAGACCCCAGCAGAGCACGACAGA GAGAGCCAGTTCAGTACATGTACCCAAGCGACCGTGATTGTTACCCGCCAATGAACTGCACCTTTAAAACTCAAAG CATGAACAATCTGTACGTGAACCCTGAAACTCCAGCTCTCTCTCCAAGCTTTGCTGATGTAGCTGCAGGTgtggagagaagttcag ACTCGGGTGGTGCATACATGCAGGAGGAGACGTGGTCTGCACCTTCGGTTCCTCTGACCAATGGTTTCAGGTACAACATGCCAGAACCGCGTGGCACCTACAACCAGAACGCCAACTCCAACCCCTTTACCGG AAGTTTCTTGTGGAATAACGCAGCCAGTCAGTGCAGCAACCCGTATTCCTACTGCCCCCCAAATAACTACATGCTATCAG GGAACGGAAATTACCAGAACAGCTTCCCGTGCCGTGAGACTCAAACACAGGCCGGATGGAGTGAGGAAACACCACATGAGGTCACTTCCTCTTGGGACATGACCAGCTGTGTGGGCAGCAAG ccctaTTTCTCAGGCACTCGGAGTCTGTCTCCAATCTCCTCCAGTCTGTTCGGCTCTATCTGGACTCCTCAGAGCGAGCCGTATCAGAGCCACTTTCACGCTGAGCGCTCCGTGCCCGTCTCTCCAGTGTCTCCCTGCCCACCAGAGCCACTTCCCTCTAAGCACTTCTCCAGCTTCAACCCATTCGGCCCCCACATGAACCTGGACATCTGGAACAACTCTGCTTCGAACCGCAGCTCCAACTCCCAGCTCTCCAATGACTCAGGCTACTGCGCAGACGCGTGA
- the tmem131l gene encoding transmembrane protein 131-like isoform X2, producing the protein MAAQRESQHGASGINVLLGVLHLLLPFLQRGDAQLTALSHMSSVVEVWQAEDADFLFPSQAVEEQSPENLPQEDSSSFYVRDSGRPVHFQPSTLDFGAQPVGVPRAETIYIHNPSAELAVTLQSVFTSSSHFHMPAFHRRVIPPRGKTSFKLIFLPREEGSVANSLFINTSTHGVITYQVFGVGVNAGSVKDVPKKDSVLIFPHIQSIKVTQTQENALNITILGLLLDCSLPKALYAHPQGSCFGAEDEGRLSLQISLSERGERPAHLDKLKPYVLENIMVLLVLPPPGGVAYPKIGVYMLNSGVKQLFVKEIQILSRMDISVEISQTPLKASASNLTQVAMLSCRRSSLSQSKKCTSQISVQMLGNISVNLFPWLRHTHRLSDPSSWFQFVQKQKSADQVELWLTNPLHLSFTVTNVSLSQPSPRLFRIVNVSKSVGVASGCWKLLKLHLLNKTLPLNMVAVVTVSTSLGFSLELRVHASSTGSKRGEVVFEGGGECEQLCPLRLSRTGRLEWQQSLLSESFSSLWKTDSSLASALCSRWQRSKELSCRWPRLPTERATALDFGATPVNESKIKNFTLKNPTGSVVSVDIRTLSSYPAPLDALDLLTKWFNISPFSVNITTAEFSLLPTDQQSWEVHGSGSVQRLVLQPWETRTVSVAYTPTGHKPVTSVLLIRNNLTVFDLVLVKGFGAKELLRVGGKLPGPGASLRFNVPQSTLMECRNGMRSHLSKPLFAIQKSFKVENAGELPLTVMSMNINGYRCQGFGFEVLQCRSFHVDYNSSSEITIAFTPDFTSSWVIRDLTLITERGSSFPFTLNVTLPHHMLPLCAQVVPGPSWEESFWVVTLIFTCFSLAGVCLMAFHQAQFILREFFTQTPRNNHNSNPRDNSSHNTPNNTSKGKGSCKSYSDTSHTSDKGKGRGSTALANGTARSQTSSRKSSGGSSQPQKKQTRVSFLYRYKSSSAANPNAANANSNPPMDEEREEQTFDPDPDVCNNNNNDDTLIESVLHGEQKEQIREEKTLPGDMFPMETLPGFPESIIANHMPQAHVDGQVESRSNRQRDEEKRENMDTEPRESDGSQKKRAEKDSELAASTSNTKMKKNSGKNRRKPVEIIPGLPESGTMMMTEIEREPEYREPRSVARTRNHSASVKLEIPKAATAVESPHKQNGVCLARPRRKAPERRLQWESGSDSGSSSGSVRASRGSWGSWSSVEGEKDPSRARQREPVQYMYPSDRDCYPPMNCTFKTQSFADVAAGVERSSDSGGAYMQEETWSAPSVPLTNGFRYNMPEPRGTYNQNANSNPFTGSFLWNNAASQCSNPYSYCPPNNYMLSGNGNYQNSFPCRETQTQAGWSEETPHEVTSSWDMTSCVGSKPYFSGTRSLSPISSSLFGSIWTPQSEPYQSHFHAERSVPVSPVSPCPPEPLPSKHFSSFNPFGPHMNLDIWNNSASNRSSNSQLSNDSGYCADA; encoded by the exons ttCCTCATTTTATGTGCGGGACTCCGGGAGACCCGTCCACTTCCAACCGTCCACGCTGGACTTTGGCGCTCA gcctgTAGGTGTCCCGCGAGCTGAGACCATCTATATTCATAACCCGAGTGCGGAGCTGGCGGTCACGCTACAGTCCGTCTTCACGTCCAGCTCACACTTTCATATGCCTGCCTTCCACAgacgg GTGATCCCACCCAGAGGGAAGACATCTTTTAAACTCATTTTCCTCCCAAGAGAGGAGGGCAGTGTAGCAAATTCCTTATTTATTAACACATCAACACATGGGGTAATAACATACCAG gttttCGGCGTAGGTGTAAATGCTGGCTCGGTAAAGGACGTGCCGAAGAAAGACAGCGTTCTCATATTTCCACATATACAAAGCATTAAAGTCACACAAACTCAG gaaaATGCTTTAAATATTACCATCCTGGGGCTGCTTTTGGACTGCAGTCTTCCCAAAGCACTCTATGCTCACCCCCAG gGGTCATGTTTTGGAGCGGAGGATGAAGGACGTCTCTCTCTCCAGATCAGTCTGTCCGAGAGAGGTGAAAGGCCGGCTCATTTAGATAAACTTAAGCCCTACGTGCTGGAGAACATCATGGTGCTACTCGTCCTGCCTCCACCAGGGGGCGTCGCAT ATCCAAAAATAGGAGTGTACATGCTGAACTCAGGGGTCAAACAGCTCTTTGTCAAG GAAATCCAGATCTTGTCAAGGATGGACATCTCTGTAGAAATCAGCCAGACACCACTGAAAGCTTCCGCCAGTAACCTCACTCAGGTGGCCATGCTGAGCTGCAGAC GATCTTCATTGTCTCAAAGTAAAAAATGCACTAGTCAGATAAGTGTGCAGATGTTGGGCAACATCAGCGTGAACCTGTTTCCCTGGCTACGGCACACACACAG GCTCAGTGATCCTTCTAGCTGGTTTCAGTTCGTACAGAAGCAGAAAAGTGCGGATCAGGTGGAACTGTGGCTTACAAACCCGCTCCATCTGAGCTTCACCGTCACCAATGTCTCCCTGAGCCAGCCTTCACCTCGGCTCTTCAGG ATAGTAAATGTCAGCAAGTCAGTGGGCGTGGCCTCCGGGTGCTGGAAGCTGTTGAAGCTCCATCTCCTAAACAAAACTTTACCACTCAATATGGTTGCCGTGGTAACAGTCAGCACCAGCCTGGGCTTTTCATTGGAGCTGCGTGTCCATGCCTCATCTACAGGGTCAAAG AGGGGGGAGGTGGTGTTTGAGGGCGGTGGTGAGTGTGAACAGCTCTGTCCTCTACGCCTGTCCAGGACGG gacGTTTAGAGTGGCAGCAGTCTCTCCTTTCGGAATCCTTTTCTTCCTTGTGGAAGACAGACAGCAGTTTGGCGTCAGCGCTCTGTAGCCGCTGGCAGCGTAGTAAAGAGCTCTCCTGCAg atggccCAGGCTTCCCACAGAACGTGCTAccgcactagattttggagcaacaccaGTCAACGAGAGCAAG ATTAAAAACTTTACTCTGAAAAATCCAACCGGTTCTGTGGTTTCGGTGGACATCCGCACCCTTTCCTCGTATCCGGCTCCGCTTGATGCGTTAGACCTTCTCACCAAGTG GTTTAACATCAGTCCTTTCTCAGTGAACATCACTACAGCGGAGTTTTCTCTGCTGCCTACTGATCAGCAG TCTTGGGAAGTGCACGGAAGCGGCAGCGTGCAGAGGCTCGTGCTGCAGCCGTGGGAAACGAGGACTGTGTCTGTAGCGTACACACCGACTGGGCACAAACCCGTCACCTCCGTTCTCCTCATCAG GAATAACTTGACGGTCTTCGACCTGGTTTTGGTGAAAGGTTTTGGGGCGAAGGAGCTCCTGCGTGTTGGGGGGAAACTGCCTGGTCCTGGAGCATCCCTGCGCTTTAACGTTCCTCAGTCCACCCTGATGGAGTGCAGAAACG GTATGCGCAGTCACCTCAGCAAGCCTCTGTTTGCCATCCAGAAGAGTTTTAAAGTGGAGAACGCAGGTGAGCTTCCTCTCACCGTCATGTCCATGAACATTAACGGCTATAGATGCCAAGGCTTCGGGTTTGAGGTGCTGCAGTGCCGGTCCTTCCATGTCGACTACAACTCCTCCTCCGAGATCACCATTGC GTTCACTCCAGATTTCACGTCATCATGGGTAATCAGAGATCTGACGTTAATAACAGAGCGTGGCTCTTCTTTCCCCTTCACCCTCAACGTCACACTGCCACACCACATGCTGCCACTGTGCGCTCAGGTCGTCCCTGGGCCCAGCTGGGAGGAGTCCTTTTGGGTCGTCACACTCATCTTCACCTG CTTCTCTTTGGCTGGAGTGTGTCTCATGGCTTTCCACCAGGCTCAGTTCATCCTGAGAGAGTTTTTCACTCAAACTCCACGCAACAACCATAACTCGAACCCTCGTGATAACAGCAGCCATAACACTCCCAATAACACCAG TAAAGGCAAAGGGAGCTGCAAAAGTTACTCTGACACAAGCCACACCTCTGATAAAGGGAAAGGGCGGGGCTCCACGGCCTTAGCCAACGGGACGGCTCGTTCTCAAACCTCCTCCAGGAAGAGCTCCGGAGGCTCCTCCCAGCCTCAGAAAAAACAAACACGAGTTTCATTCCTTTACCGATACAAAAGCAGCTCTGCAGCTAACCCGAATGCTGCGAATGCTAATTCTAACCCTCCGATGGATGAAGAGAGGGAGGAGCAGACGTTCGACCCCGACCCTGATGTCTGTAATAACAACAATAACGACGATACTTTAATTGAGTCGGTACTCCATGGGGAACAGAAAGAACAGATCAGGGAGGAAAAAACTTTACCAGGAGATATGTTTCCCATGGAAACGCTTCCTGGATTTCCTGAAAGTATCATAGCCAATCACATGCCTCAGGCTCATGTGGATGGACAGGTGGAGAGCAGGTCCAACcgacagagagacgaggaaaaaaGGGAAAACATGGACACTGAG CCGAGAGAGAGTGACGGCTCTCAGAAGAAGAGAGCGGAGAAGGACTCTGAGCTCGCAGCGTCTACTTCCAACACCAAAATGAAGAAAAACTCAGGAAAGAATCGCAGGAAGCCTGTTGAAATCATACCAGG GCTCCCTGAGAGTGGTACTATGATGATGACGGAGATTGAGCGGGAACCCGAGTACAGAGAACCTCGTAGCGTAGCTCGAACCCGCAACCACTCAGCCAGCGTGAAGCTGGAGATCCCCAAAGCAGCAACAGCGGTGGAGAGTCCTCATAAACAAAATG GTGTGTGTTTGGCCAGACCCCGGCGGAAGGCCCCAGAGCGACGGCTTCAGTGGGAGTCAGGCTCGGATTCAGGCAGCTCATCAGGCAGCGTCAGGGCCAGCAGGGGATCATGGGGCAGCTGGAGTAGCGTGGAGGGAGAGAAAGACCCCAGCAGAGCACGACAGA GAGAGCCAGTTCAGTACATGTACCCAAGCGACCGTGATTGTTACCCGCCAATGAACTGCACCTTTAAAACTCAAAG CTTTGCTGATGTAGCTGCAGGTgtggagagaagttcag ACTCGGGTGGTGCATACATGCAGGAGGAGACGTGGTCTGCACCTTCGGTTCCTCTGACCAATGGTTTCAGGTACAACATGCCAGAACCGCGTGGCACCTACAACCAGAACGCCAACTCCAACCCCTTTACCGG AAGTTTCTTGTGGAATAACGCAGCCAGTCAGTGCAGCAACCCGTATTCCTACTGCCCCCCAAATAACTACATGCTATCAG GGAACGGAAATTACCAGAACAGCTTCCCGTGCCGTGAGACTCAAACACAGGCCGGATGGAGTGAGGAAACACCACATGAGGTCACTTCCTCTTGGGACATGACCAGCTGTGTGGGCAGCAAG ccctaTTTCTCAGGCACTCGGAGTCTGTCTCCAATCTCCTCCAGTCTGTTCGGCTCTATCTGGACTCCTCAGAGCGAGCCGTATCAGAGCCACTTTCACGCTGAGCGCTCCGTGCCCGTCTCTCCAGTGTCTCCCTGCCCACCAGAGCCACTTCCCTCTAAGCACTTCTCCAGCTTCAACCCATTCGGCCCCCACATGAACCTGGACATCTGGAACAACTCTGCTTCGAACCGCAGCTCCAACTCCCAGCTCTCCAATGACTCAGGCTACTGCGCAGACGCGTGA